One window of the Octopus sinensis linkage group LG9, ASM634580v1, whole genome shotgun sequence genome contains the following:
- the LOC118764667 gene encoding zinc finger protein 253-like, whose product MNCENKVKCKIQSKKIGLPYDIRKEKRKPSYHCDICGKSFCREGNFTTHRSIHTGDEPYHCDICNTSFSHKSHLTNHKHIQTGEKPYHCDICGKSFSEKGHLTTHKRIHTGEKPYHCDICGKSFSHGITLTNHKQQTTQQHINCI is encoded by the exons ATGAATTGTGAGAACAAGGTTAAATGTAAAATACAATCTAAAAAGATTGGTTTACCTTATGatataagaaaagagaaaaggaaaccatcataccattgtgatatctgtggtaaatcattctgtagaGAAGGCAACTTTACTACTCACAGAAGCATTCATACAGGGGAtgagccatatcactgtgatatctgtaataCATCATTCTCTCACAAAAGCCACTTAACAAATCACAAGCACATTCagactggagaaaaaccatatcactgtgacatctgtgggaaatcattttctgaaaagggccacttaactacacacaaacgtattcatacaggagagaaaccataccactgtgacatttgtggtaaatctttctctcatggAATTACCTTAACTAatcataaac AACAAACAACACAGCAACACATTAATTGCATATAA
- the LOC115215532 gene encoding histone H2A, whose protein sequence is MSGRGKGGKVKGKSKTRSSRAGLQFPVGRIHRLLRKGNYAQRVGAGAPVYLAAVMEYLAAEVLELAGNAARDNKKSRIIPRHLQLAIRNDEELNKLLSGVTIAQGGVLPNIQAVLLPKKTQKAAK, encoded by the coding sequence ATGTCTGGACGTGGTAAAGGAGGTAAAGTAAAGGGAAAGAGCAAGACCCGCTCATCCCGCGCCGGGCTTCAGTTCCCCGTCGGTCGTATCCACCGTCTTCTCCGTAAGGGAAACTATGCTCAACGTGTTGGTGCCGGAGCCCCAGTCTACTTGGCCGCTGTGATGGAATATTTGGCTGCTGAGGTGTTGGAATTGGCAGGAAATGCTGCCAGAGACAACAAGAAATCGAGAATTATTCCCCGTCACTTGCAGTTGGCCATCCGTAACGACGAAGAATTGAACAAACTTTTGTCTGGAGTGACCATCGCCCAGGGTGGTGTTCTTCCCAACATCCAAGCTGTCCTTCTCCCCAAGAAGACTCAGAAGGCAGCCAAGTAA
- the LOC115215533 gene encoding histone H2A-like: MSGRGKGGKVKGKSKTRSSRAGLQFPVGRIHRLLRKGNYGERIGAGAPVYLAAVMEYLAAEVLELAGNAARDNKKSRIIPRHLQLAIRNDEELNKLLSGVTIAQGGVLPNIQAVLLPKKANKPAK, from the coding sequence ATGTCTGGACGTGGTAAAGGAGGTAAAGTAAAGGGAAAGAGCAAGACCCGCTCATCCCGTGCCGGTCTTCAGTTCCCCGTCGGCCGTATCCACCGTCTTCTCCGTAAGGGAAACTATGGTGAACGTATTGGTGCCGGGGCCCCAGTCTACCTTGCTGCTGTAATGGAATATTTGGCTGCTGAGGTGTTGGAATTGGCAGGAAATGCTGCCAGAGACAACAAGAAATCAAGAATTATTCCCCGTCACTTGCAGTTGGCCATCCGTAACGACGAAGAATTGAACAAACTTTTGTCTGGAGTGACCATCGCCCAGGGTGGTGTCCTTCCCAACATCCAAGCTGTCCTTCTCCCCAAGAAGGCCAACAAGCCAGCTAAGTAA
- the LOC115215535 gene encoding histone H3.3-like — translation MARTKQTARKSTGGKAPRKQLATEATRKSAPATGGVKIPFQRLVREIAQDFKTDLRFQSSAVMALQEASEAYLVGLFEDTNLCAIHAKRVTIMPKDIQLARRIRGERS, via the coding sequence ATGGCTCGTACTAAGCAAACTGCTCGTAAATCCACCGGTGGAAAGGCTCCACGTAAGCAACTGGCTACCGAGGCAACCAGGAAAAGTGCCCCAGCTACTGGCGGTGTGAAAATACCTTTCCAGAGACTTGTTCGTGAAATCGCTCAGGACTTCAAGACCGATCTTCGTTTCCAGAGTTCTGCTGTGATGGCTCTTCAAGAAGCTAGCGAAGCTTACTTGGTTGGTCTTTTCGAAGATACCAACTTGTGTGCTATCCACGCTAAGAGAGTGACCATCATGCCCAAGGACATCCAGCTTGCCCGTCGTATCCGTGGCGAGAGATCTTAA
- the LOC115215529 gene encoding histone H2B, gonadal-like, translated as MPPTPATASKGAKKASKAKASRPTGDKKRKKKRKESYSIYIYKVMKQVHPDTGISSKAMSIMNSFVNDLFERIASESSRLAHYNKRSTISSREVQTAVRLLLPGELAKHAVSEGTKAVTKYTSSK; from the coding sequence AtgccaccaacaccagcaacTGCTTCGAAAGGAGCCAAGAAGGCTTCCAAGGCTAAGGCCTCTCGCCCTACCGGCGACAAGAAgcgaaagaagaagaggaaggaaagttATTCCATCTACATCTACAAAGTAATGAAACAAGTCCACCCCGACACTGGCATCTCCAGCAAAGCTATGTCCATCATGAACAGTTTTGTCAACGATCTGTTCGAAAGAATAGCCTCTGAATCTAGCCGTTTGGCTCACTACAACAAACGTTCAACCATCAGTAGCCGTGAGGTTCAGACTGCTGTCCGTCTTCTCCTCCCTGGTGAGTTGGCCAAGCACGCAGTCTCTGAGGGTACCAAGGCTGTCACCAAGTACACTAGCAGCAAGTAA
- the LOC115215526 gene encoding histone H3 produces MARTKQTARKSTGGKAPRKQLATKAARKSAPATGGVKKPHRYRPGTVALREIRRYQKSTELLIRKLPFQRLVREIAQDFKTDLRFQSSAVMALQEASEAYLVGLFEDTNLCAIHAKRVTIMPKDIQLARRIRGERA; encoded by the coding sequence ATGGCTCGTACTAAGCAAACTGCTCGTAAATCCACCGGTGGAAAGGCTCCACGTAAGCAACTGGCTACCAAGGCAGCCAGGAAAAGTGCCCCAGCTACTGGCGGTGTGAAAAAACCTCATCGTTACAGGCCCGGTACCGTTGCTCTTCGTGAAATCAGACGTTACCAAAAATCCACCGAACTtctcatcaggaagcttcctttCCAGAGACTTGTTCGTGAAATCGCTCAGGACTTCAAGACTGATCTTCGTTTCCAGAGTTCTGCTGTGATGGCTCTTCAAGAAGCTAGCGAAGCTTACTTGGTTGGTCTTTTCGAAGATACCAACTTGTGTGCTATCCACGCTAAGAGAGTGACCATCATGCCCAAGGACATCCAGCTTGCCCGTCGTATCCGTGGCGAGAGAGCTTAA